A genomic region of Arvicola amphibius chromosome 7, mArvAmp1.2, whole genome shotgun sequence contains the following coding sequences:
- the Amn gene encoding protein amnionless, with protein MGALGQVLLWLQFCALTRAAYKLWIPNTNFDTASNWNQNRTPCAGDAVQFPADKMVSVLVRDSYAISDMLLPLDGEFVLASGAAFSAAGVSSDPACNSGEKGAPLLFQNPDRFSWLDPHLWSSATQARGHFSVDAERVPCSYDDVIFPRDGSFRVALGPDPNPVHVRSVSAVGQTFTRDEDLTAFLASHEGRLRFHGPGMLRVGSQACTDESGCVCDNDETLPWICASLLQPLGGRCPQATCPDPVLPQGQCCHLCGAIVSLTHDPTFNLELYRTRLLDLFLKQPQYQGLQVAVSKVLREAHTEIQVVLVETEPQTGAAGRLGHVLLQDAVAQGNLLGIRSATLRQSGRPATGGSALDQDWSGAWLASGVAALVLLALLGTVGLLLHRSGRLRWGRHEQAEPASAGLQLGFRNPLFDVMVFKQQPSVEQLGSTQKVDIDTNFSYFVNPLFAGEAEAEA; from the exons ATGGGCGCTCTGGGCCAAGTCCTGCTGTGGCTGCAGTTCTGCG CACTGACTCGGGCCGCCTACAAACTTTGGATCCCCAACACCAACTTCGATACTGCGTCCAACTGGAACCAGAACCGGACCCCGTGCGCCGGAGATGCAGTCCAATTCCCGGCGGACAAG ATGGTGTCGGTCCTGGTGCGAGACAGTTATGCCATCTCTGACATG CTCCTGCCACTGGACGGGGAGTTCGTCCTGGCCTCGGGGGCCGCATTCAGCGCTGCAGGAGTCAGCTCGGACCCGGCCTGTAACTCTGGAGAGAAAG GCGCACCGCTGCTCTTCCAAAATCCCGACCGCTTCTCCTGGCTTGACCCACACCTGTGGAGCTCTGCGACCCAGGCGAGAGGCCACTTCTCCGTGGACGCCGAGCGCGTGCCCTGCAGCTACGACGATGTCATCTTCCCGCGCGACGGATCTTTCCGCGTGGCGCTCGGCCCGGACCCCAACCCGGTGCACGTCCGCAGCGTCTCGGCCGTGGGTCAG ACGTTCACGCGTGACGAGGACCTGACTGCTTTCCTGGCGTCCCATGAGGGGCGCCTGCGCTTCCACGGGCCGGGCATGCTGAGAGTGGGCTCCCAGGCCTGCACCGACGAGTCCGGCTGCGTCTGCGACAATGACGAG ACGCTGCCGTGGATCTGCGCGTCTCTGCTGCAGCCCCTGGGCGGCCGCTGTCCCCAGGCCACCTGCCCTGACCCGGTACTGCCCCAAGGACAGTGCTGCCACCTCTGCG GAGCTATCGTGTCGTTGACCCACGACCCCACATTTAACCTGGAGCTGTACCGAACGCGGCTGCTGGACCTCTTCCTGAAGCAG cccCAGTACCAAGGCCTGCAGGTGGCTGTGTCCAAGGTGCTGCGCGAGGCCCACACCGAGATCCAGGTGGTGCTGGTGGAGACGGAACCCCAGACCGGCGCAGCGGGGCGGCTGGGCCACGTGCTCCTGCAGGACGCGGTGGCACAAGGTAACCTC CTCGGCATCCGGTCGGCGACTCTGCGGCAGTCGGGCAGGCCGGCGACCGGAGGCTCCGCGCTGGATCAGGACTGGTCCGGGGCCTGGCTGGCGAGTGGCGTGGCGGCCCTGGTGCTGCTGGCACTGCTGGGGACGGTGGGGCTGCTGCTGCACCGCAGCGGGAGGCTCAG GTGGGGAAGGCATGAACAGGCTGAGCCCGCATCGGCGGGACTGCAGCTGGGTTTCCGCAATCCGCTTTTCGACGTGATGGTCTTCAAACAGCAG CCCTCAGTGGAACAGCTCGGATCAACCCAGAAGGTGGACATCGACACCAACTTCAGCTACTTCGTTAACCCACTCTTtgccggggaggcagaggcagaggcctga